In Carya illinoinensis cultivar Pawnee chromosome 7, C.illinoinensisPawnee_v1, whole genome shotgun sequence, the following are encoded in one genomic region:
- the LOC122316353 gene encoding uncharacterized protein LOC122316353 gives MRSSGHWSLESSEQSVLYVEGLDCYSLIRLAVIDDIECNKSEERKAVSSNNGILGRINLHRSHCYATSIAHITCRLGSLTKLNRFSPFRLSQSSRPSFNHLPPNPKPSHLKALKARPQLSALDPISPPTESLSRPISPPTSPQALGPLVPSSHQRSPQICGRILPLMALHEPLSAALNQLLRFLAYTCLKTKPGSIRDVTYVSGILVIAAAGKSSNGINVVIWDTLVPPSTFRVSIIYHEGFPLTLKLHMVKLAIQWQPQL, from the exons ATGCGTTCAAGCGGTCATTGGAGTCTGGAGAGTTCAGAACAGAGCGTGCTATAC GTTGAAGGTCTAGATTGTTACAGTTTGATAAGGTTGGCTGTGATTGATGATATTGAGTGTAACAAGTCTGAAGAAAGAAAG GCAGTATCTTCTAATAATGGAATTCTAGGAAGAATAAATCTTCACAGAAGCCACTGTTACGCTACATCCATTGCACACATTACGTGTAGACTGGGTTCACTAACAAAGCTAAACCGGTTTTCTCCATTTCGTCTCTCTCAGAGCTCGCGCCCCTCATTCAACCATTTACCCCCCAACCCCAAGCCCTCCCATCTCAAAGCTCTCAAAGCACGACCTCAGCTCTCAGCCCTCGATCCCATCTCTCCACCAACCGAGTCCCTAAGCCGTCCTATCTCTCCACCAACGAGTCCCC AAGCCCTCGGCCCCTTGGTTCCTTCAAGCCATCAACGAAGCCCTCAGATCTGTGGGAGG ATCTTGCCTCTCATGGCATTGCACGAACCTCTCTCGGCAGCTCTAAACCAACTCCTTCGGTTTCTTGCCTATACATGCTTAAAGACTAAGCCCGGAAGTATAAG GGATGTTACTTATGTTTCTGGCATATTAGTCATTGCTGCAGCTGGAAAGAGTTCCAATGGTATTAATGTGGTTATATGGGATACATTGGTTCCCCCTTCAACCTTTCGAGTTTCCATTATATATCATGAAGGTTTTCCTCTTACTTTGAAACTGCACATGGTGAAACTGGCTATACAATGGCAGCCACAACTCTAA
- the LOC122317372 gene encoding auxin-responsive protein SAUR66-like, protein MLFIACLLPLLKKEKRETTMISLKKLIDMARKWKKMAGIGRRTISIPIIRHRVADKGHFVVYTIDKKRFVVPLVYLRSRIFEELFRMSEEEFGLPKDGPITLPCDAAFLEYAVLVVQRSVSVELEKALLVSIARKLQKIS, encoded by the coding sequence ATGTTATTTATAGCTTGTCTATTACCActcttgaagaaagaaaaaagagaaaccaCCATGATCAGCTTGAAAAAACTCATTGACATGGCAAGGAAGTGGAAGAAAATGGCTGGCATTGGGAGGAGAACGATCTCAATCCCAATAATCCGCCATAGGGTGGCTGATAAGGGTCACTTCGTCGTATACACGATAGATAAGAAAAGGTTTGTGGTGCCTTTGGTTTATTTGCGCAGCAGAATCTTTGAAGAGCTATTTAGGATGTCTGAGGAAGAGTTTGGGCTGCCAAAGGACGGGCCAATCACGTTGCCATGCGATGCGGCCTTCTTGGAGTACGCCGTGTTGGTTGTTCAAAGGAGTGTCTCTGTAGAGCTGGAGAAGGCATTGCTGGTGTCGATAGCTCGGAAACTGCAGAAGATCAGTTGA